The proteins below are encoded in one region of Drosophila santomea strain STO CAGO 1482 chromosome 2R, Prin_Dsan_1.1, whole genome shotgun sequence:
- the LOC120445612 gene encoding F-box/LRR-repeat protein 14 yields the protein MATNTELLPFHHQTIAVLNNLNSHCGGSGSNGAAPSGGPGAGGAPSWAMDELYQQTELPGLTRTGATTTHHHLLRFTPYALHHRPPHHQLQTLPPALYLQHAAAAAAAAAAAAAHAQHHHHHHHHLPHRPASPDSPPPVEGTHISNLFPELLEQIFEHLPVRDLGRAAQVCTAWRDAAYAKSVWKGVEAKLHLKRSSPSLFNCLVKRGIKKVQILSLRRSLKDLVLGVPALTSLNLSGCFNVADMNLGHAFSVDLPNLKTLDLSLCKQITDTSLGRIAQHLRNLETLELGGCCNITNTGLLLIAWGLKKLKHLNLRSCWHISDQGIGHLAGFSRETAEGNLQLEYLGLQDCQRLSDEALGHIAQGLTSLKSINLSFCVSVTDSGLKHLARMPKLEQLNLRSCDNISDIGMAYLTEGGSGINSLDVSFCDKISDQALTHIAQGLYRLRSLSLNQCQITDHGMLKIAKALHELENLNIGQCSRITDKGLQTLAEDLTNLKTIDLYGCTQLSSKGIDIIMKLPKLQKLNLGLWLVR from the coding sequence ATGGCCACCAACACGGAGCTGCTGCCCTTCCATCATCAAACAATCGCGGTGTTGAACAATTTGAATAGCCACTGTGGCGGATCCGGGAGCAACGGAGCGGCCCCCAGTGGCGGCCCCGGAGCCGGAGGAGCGCCCAGCTGGGCCATGGACGAACTCTATCAACAGACTGAGCTGCCCGGTCTGACGCGAACCggagccaccaccacccaccaccacctgcTGCGCTTCACGCCCTACGCCCTGCACCACCGACCGCCGCACCACCAGCTGCAGACCTTGCCGCCGGCCCTCTACTTGCAGCATgccgcagcagcggcggctgcagcagcagcagcagcggcccACGCCCAgcaccatcatcaccatcaccaccacctCCCGCACAGACCAGCATCGCCGGACAGTCCGCCGCCGGTGGAAGGCACCCACATCAGCAACCTGTTCCCCGAACTCCTCGAGCAGATCTTCGAGCACCTACCAGTGAGGGATTTGGGCCGAGCGGCCCAGGTTTGCACCGCCTGGCGGGATGCGGCCTATGCCAAGAGCGTCTGGAAGGGTGTCGAGGCCAAGCTGCACCTCAAGCGCTCCAGTCCGAGCCTGTTCAACTGCCTGGTCAAGCGGGGCATCAAAAAGGTGCAGATCCTATCGCTGCGCCGCTCGCTCAAGGATTTGGTCCTGGGCGTTCCCGCTCTGACCTCGCTGAACCTGAGCGGCTGCTTCAATGTGGCGGACATGAATCTGGGCCATGCGTTCAGCGTGGATCTGCCGAACCTCAAGACACTGGACCTCTCCCTCTGCAAACAGATCACGGACACGAGTCTGGGGCGGATCGCGCAGCATCTGAGGAATCTGGAGACACTGGAACTGGGCGGATGTTGCAACATCACGAACACAGGACTGCTGCTCATTGCGTGGGGCCTGAAGAAGCTGAAGCACCTCAATCTGCGCTCCTGCTGGCACATCAGCGACCAGGGCATCGGCCACCTGGCGGGCTTCTCGCGGGAAACGGCCGAGGGTAACCTGCAGCTGGAGTACTTGGGCCTGCAGGATTGCCAGCGGCTGAGCGACGAGGCACTGGGCCACATTGCCCAGGGCCTGACCTCGCTGAAGTCGATCAACCTGAGCTTCTGCGTCTCGGTGACGGACAGCGGACTGAAGCACCTGGCTCGGATGCCCAAGCTCGAGCAGCTGAACCTGCGCTCCTGCGACAACATCTCGGATATCGGAATGGCCTACCTCACCGAGGGCGGCAGCGGGATCAACTCGCTGGACGTCAGTTTCTGCGACAAGATCAGCGATCAGGCCCTGACGCACATTGCCCAGGGACTCTACCGACTGAGATCGCTGTCCCTCAATCAGTGCCAGATCACCGATCACGGCATGCTGAAAATCGCCAAGGCGCTGCACGAGTTGGAGAACCTCAATATCGGACAGTGCAGCCGGATAACGGACAAGGGCCTGCAAACGCTGGCCGAGGATCTGACCAATCTCAAGACCATCGATCTCTACGGCTGCACGCAACTCAGTTCCAAGGGCATCGACATCATCATGAAGCTGCCCAAGCTGCAGAAGCTCAACCTGGGCCTCTGGCTGGTCAGGTGA